The following coding sequences lie in one Drosophila sulfurigaster albostrigata strain 15112-1811.04 chromosome 2R, ASM2355843v2, whole genome shotgun sequence genomic window:
- the LOC133837176 gene encoding probable G-protein coupled receptor Mth-like 11 codes for MLIIRYALLMLGVLLVAVAEDSQECGYFDTVDLSDSQRLDDGSYLYKDFLIPSDKVHDYHERITITNRMKTVEPYMRGCLCHINPCVLLCCEPKKYIRNLSVNMTLLNGKESQIDVIKDIEFVMQIRYNMSCDILEDPEYYDSNWKLFQNGTLYNQTDGSVISKQDYCLMPHKVDKNYYLVPKIIKPEIQIFLELDLMSAMKVISVFCLGIITVVHLYLPDLRTRVYSQTSLCYIICITLIMLLLWSRSLFDDKVTLCHLIAYCGYYMVMSSFLWLLVINYILWNLIRNYQNEQVNNMLNYHIIVWGSAAILLTITVSMNFQDMDDMKKRNMATLYSWLLDK; via the exons atgttgatAATAAGATATGCTCTGCTTATGCTGGGAGTTCTTCTAGTTGCAGTAGCAGAGGACAGTCAAGAATGTGGATATTTTGACACTGTGGATCTCAGCGATAGCCAAAGACTTGACGATGGATCATATTTGTACAAAGATTTTTTAATCCCAAGTGACAAAGTTCATGATTACCATGAACGAATAACCATTACAAATCGTATGAAGACAGTCGAACCCTATATGAGAGGTTGTCTTTGTCACATAAATCCGTGTGTGCTCTTGTGTTGTGAACCAAAAAAGTACATTCGAAATTTGTCCGTGAATATGACTCTTCTCAACGGCAAAGAGTCGCAAATAGATGTTATAAAGGATATCGAGTTCGTAATGCAAATAAGATATAATATGTCTTGCGATATACTTGAAGATCCTGAATATTATGATAGCAACTGGAAATTATTTCAG AACGGAACACTTTACAATCAGACCGATGGCAGTGTAATAAGTAAACAAGACTATTGCCTGATGCCACATAAAGTGgacaaaaattattatcttGTACCCAAAATCATTAAGCCGGAAATCCAAATCTTCCTAGAGC TGGATTTGATGAGTGCTATGAAAGTTATCTCCGTGTTCTGCTTAGGTATAATCACTGTTGtgcatttgtatttgcctGATTTGCGGACCAGAGTTTATAGTCAAACTTCTTTATGTTACATTATCTGCATAACTCTTATCATGCTATTGCTATGGTCTAGATCTCTGTTTGATGATAAAGTTACACTGTGTCACTTGATAG CTTACTGTGGATATTACATGGTCATGTCTTCATTCCTTTGGCTCCTggttattaattatattttgtggaACTTAATAAGGAACTACCAGAATGAGCAAGTAAATAACATGCTAAATTATCACATTATTGTCTGGGGCTCTGCGGCGATTTTGCTTACGATCACAGTATCTATGAACTTTCAAGATATGGACgatatgaaaaaaagaaatatggcAACCTTATATAGTTGGCTGCTGGATAAATA a
- the LOC133836765 gene encoding probable G-protein coupled receptor Mth-like 11, with translation MNRARGENQQPRVPVVGSSGIAYRKDIVLFLFILSVVLAAEAEDNQKCEYFDSVDLENSQKYVNGSYLYRGILIPSEKVHQYTYRETVFQHNKTVEPYMRGCLCQIKSCVLLCCKPEESMRNFVVNMTLNNGTETQVNVQNEFEVQVKYEMSCDLLEDPNYDEQAQPNWKLFQDGKLKNLSDDNVLEKNKYCLMPHKVSEEKYYLVPTTIKPDSEIHIELNETNIIRVITVFCIAIIIAAYWYSPKLHAGYNRCYIYYFVCLTNSYILLWVDLEVRVGAAKNDCYLLGYSGYFTIMSTFLWLLVINFNLWNTITRCKLSSRVHMLRYHIFVWGTAAILTAITAYMDMQEMSDSDRDIWQPGVTSYGCWIDIKNWSAMVYLYGPILLSILINSTLAIITARHLHVHNRKTNQVWNNSESKKNLKNKSDFINFFRIFLISGVFWIMEIFAYLFNIELFTIIIAGQGLILPFVTICNKKVIRDLNKRLNPNRKADYEPVTTMER, from the exons ATGAACCGGGCCAGGGGTGAAAACCAGCAGCCAAGAGTTCCCGTGGTAGGCAGTAGTGGGATAGCGTACCGGA AAGATATagtgctttttttgtttatactgAGTGTTGTCCTGGCTGCAGAAGCAGAGGATAATCAGAAATGTGAATATTTTGATTCTGTCGATCTCGAGAATAGTCAGAAATATGTCAATGGATCTTATTTGTACAGGGGTATTTTAATCCCAAGCGAAAAAGTTCATCAATACACATATCGTGAAACAGTTTTCCAGCATAATAAAACAGTCGAACCCTATATGAGAGGTTGTCTCTGCCAAATAAAATCGTGTGTGCTGCTGTGCTGTAAACCAGAAGAGTCAATGAGAAATTTTGTTGTCAATATGACTCTTAACAATGGTACGGAGACGCAAGtaaatgtgcaaaatgaaTTCGAAGTGCAAGTTAAATACGAAATGTCGTGCGATTTATTGGAGGATCCAAATTATGATGAACAGGCCCAACCCAACTGGAAACTCTTTCAA GATGGAAAACTTAAAAATCTGTCTGATGATAATGTACTAGAAAAGAATAAGTATTGCCTCATGCCACATAAAGTTTCAGAGGAAAAGTATTATCTAGTACCTACAACCATTAAGCCGGATAGCGAAATTCATATCGAAC TTAacgaaacaaatattataagaGTAATAACGGTTTTCTGCATAGCTATAATCATTGCTGCGTATTGGTATTCGCCCAAGTTACATGCAGGATATAACCgatgttatatatattactttgTTTGCCTCACTAATAGCTATATACTACTGTGGGTAGACTTGGAAGTAAGGGTCGGAGCCGCTAAGAATGACTGCTATTTGTTag gATATTCTGGATATTTCACCATCATGTCGACATTCCTTTGGCTTCtggtaattaattttaatttgtggaaTACAATTACCCGATGTAAGCTTTCGTCAAGAGTACACATGCTGAGATACCATATTTTTGTGTGGGGGACTGCTGCGATTTTGACCGCGATCACAGCATATATGGACATGCAAGAGATGTCCGACTCTGACAGGGATATATGGCAGCCTGGTGTGACTAGTTACGGATGCTGGATCGATA taaaaaattgGTCAGCTATGGTTTACTTGTATGGTCCTATATTGCTTTCAATCCTTATCAACTCAACACTCGCCATTATAACCGCAAGGCATTTGCATGTGCACAATAGGAAAACCAATCAAGTCTGGAACAATTCGGAGagtaaaaagaatttaaagaataaatcTGA tttcatCAACTTTTTTCGGATATTTCTCATATCAGGAGTGTTTTGGATAAtggaaatatttgcatatttatttaacatagaATTGTTTACCATAATTATAGCTGGACAAGGATTAATACTGCCTTTCGTTACTATCTGTAACAAAAAAGTTATTCGTGACTTAAATAAAAG gtTGAACCCAAATAGAAAGGCAGACTACGAACCGGTGACAACCATGGAAAGATAA